A single window of Pectobacterium parmentieri DNA harbors:
- a CDS encoding TonB-dependent receptor plug domain-containing protein yields the protein MQIKQLSWLLSVSLLPASCAYAAAGETAEATKDKDVMTVWSSPVAATNDVVNQETINRLNRRNVAEALNIVPGVMLQKSGGRSEQQVKVRGFDSRQVPVFLDGVPIYVPYDGNLDLGRFQASDLAAVEVSKGYTSLLQGPNQMGGSINLTTLRPKKELEANVRVNQGWSRGRDNAHNMDASFGGKSELGFFQISGSRQKQRFTGLPHGVDNPTAGSEGQRMNSANDDKRGMLKVGFTPRESDEYTFTYINQEGEKNTPPYAGNSSQSARYWQWPDYNKKSYYYQGTTKLSDRMTLKSRFYHDEFENTLLMYKTLADFKSKVGNYSHYADFSNGAGLQLGIDMRELDQLSFAIHWKDDVHREKGALDAPYDRYKDRTWSMASEYQWNLSDKLDAVFGVSYDWRDSKQGMKHEKNGTLTNYDQNNQDAFNWQMMTKYRFDNRDELQLSLSERSRFPTLKERYTTSKPAKNQTALVNPNLKPERAQNLELNYRGGLTEGWGYDASVYYNRVSDAILAHNITPSLIQNRNSGRVDYYGMDLGIHGDVKDWLTVGVNYGLIHSDAKRKDIGNIVDLPKHKVFAWATITPVEPVSITVMEEARSWGFNNSDNNDKTRGFAMTNVRVDYRLGAGFSVNASVNNLFDTAYAYQEGYVEEGRNYWLGVAYQY from the coding sequence ATGCAAATAAAACAATTAAGTTGGTTGTTGTCCGTCAGTTTATTACCAGCCTCTTGTGCTTATGCCGCCGCTGGTGAAACGGCTGAGGCCACGAAGGATAAGGACGTGATGACGGTGTGGAGCAGTCCGGTCGCGGCGACCAACGATGTGGTCAATCAGGAAACCATTAACCGATTAAATCGACGCAACGTGGCGGAAGCGCTGAATATCGTGCCGGGTGTGATGTTACAAAAGTCAGGCGGACGCAGCGAGCAACAGGTGAAAGTCCGCGGATTTGATAGCCGACAAGTGCCGGTTTTCCTCGACGGCGTGCCGATTTATGTTCCCTATGATGGGAATCTGGATCTTGGCCGTTTCCAGGCTTCCGACTTGGCAGCGGTTGAGGTGTCTAAAGGGTATACCTCTTTGCTGCAAGGCCCGAATCAAATGGGAGGCTCGATTAACCTCACGACGCTGCGGCCGAAAAAAGAGTTGGAAGCCAATGTGCGTGTGAATCAGGGTTGGTCACGCGGGCGTGACAATGCCCATAACATGGATGCATCGTTTGGCGGGAAAAGCGAGCTGGGGTTCTTTCAGATTAGCGGTAGCCGCCAGAAGCAACGGTTTACCGGGTTGCCCCATGGAGTTGATAACCCGACTGCCGGTAGTGAAGGCCAACGGATGAATTCCGCCAACGATGATAAGCGCGGCATGCTTAAGGTTGGGTTTACACCACGTGAATCAGATGAATATACGTTCACCTACATCAATCAGGAAGGTGAAAAGAATACGCCGCCTTATGCGGGCAACAGCAGTCAGTCGGCACGTTATTGGCAATGGCCGGACTACAACAAGAAAAGTTATTACTATCAGGGTACGACAAAGTTAAGTGACAGAATGACGTTAAAAAGCCGCTTCTATCACGATGAATTTGAAAATACCTTGCTGATGTATAAAACGCTGGCGGATTTCAAAAGCAAGGTTGGGAACTATAGCCACTATGCGGATTTCAGTAACGGCGCGGGGCTGCAATTAGGCATTGATATGCGCGAACTGGATCAACTGTCGTTTGCCATACACTGGAAAGATGATGTGCATCGTGAAAAAGGGGCATTGGATGCGCCTTACGATCGCTATAAAGATCGTACCTGGTCGATGGCAAGTGAATACCAGTGGAATCTGTCCGACAAGCTGGACGCGGTATTTGGCGTGAGCTACGACTGGCGCGACAGTAAGCAGGGTATGAAGCATGAGAAGAATGGCACCCTGACGAATTATGACCAAAATAATCAGGATGCGTTTAACTGGCAGATGATGACGAAATATCGCTTCGATAATCGCGATGAGCTGCAATTATCGCTGTCTGAACGCAGCCGTTTCCCCACGCTGAAAGAGCGTTACACCACGTCTAAGCCTGCCAAAAATCAGACCGCATTGGTTAATCCAAACTTAAAACCAGAGCGTGCACAAAACCTTGAGCTGAACTATCGCGGTGGCCTTACCGAAGGCTGGGGCTACGATGCCAGCGTGTATTACAACCGGGTATCGGATGCGATTCTGGCGCATAACATTACGCCGAGCCTGATCCAAAACCGTAACAGTGGCCGGGTGGATTACTACGGTATGGATCTGGGCATTCACGGTGATGTCAAAGACTGGCTAACCGTCGGAGTTAACTATGGGCTGATTCATAGTGATGCGAAACGCAAAGACATTGGCAACATTGTGGATCTGCCGAAGCATAAGGTATTTGCCTGGGCAACGATCACGCCTGTTGAGCCGGTCAGCATTACGGTGATGGAAGAAGCGCGTAGCTGGGGATTCAATAATTCAGATAATAACGATAAAACGCGCGGATTTGCGATGACCAATGTGCGGGTGGATTATCGTCTGGGTGCGGGTTTCAGCGTGAATGCATCCGTAAATAATCTGTTTGATACGGCTTACGCTTATCAGGAAGG
- the modD gene encoding ModD protein, with product MIYIPDAYLDQLLLEDIQYGDVTTRALGIGQGEGEITFFHRQGGCVSGMPVAERLLQRLGLQVTYGVQEGARVQPGEAMLAATGKVAALHQGWKVTQNVLEWCCGVSEYLYQMKAIYIREVPSGQIACTRKIIPGTKPLSTLAVLAGGGIVHRLGCAETVLLFTNHRRFLPHQDDWVSHIAQLRHAAPEKAIIVEVDHPDEAIQALNAGPDVLQLDKFTPEQVASTLSYAARHAPACRVSAAGGINLQTVQRYAATGVSLLVTSAPYHAPSADIRVVLTPIL from the coding sequence ATGATTTACATCCCAGATGCGTACCTTGACCAACTCCTGCTGGAGGATATTCAGTACGGCGATGTCACCACCCGTGCGCTGGGAATTGGGCAGGGAGAGGGGGAAATCACGTTTTTCCATCGTCAGGGCGGATGTGTGAGTGGCATGCCAGTGGCGGAACGTTTGTTGCAGCGGTTGGGACTGCAAGTGACATATGGCGTTCAGGAAGGTGCACGCGTGCAGCCCGGTGAGGCGATGCTGGCTGCGACAGGAAAGGTTGCCGCGTTACATCAAGGGTGGAAGGTCACACAGAACGTACTGGAATGGTGCTGTGGTGTCAGCGAATATCTGTATCAAATGAAGGCTATTTATATTCGCGAGGTTCCATCCGGGCAGATTGCCTGTACGCGTAAAATTATTCCCGGCACGAAACCGCTCTCGACACTGGCCGTGCTGGCTGGAGGCGGTATCGTGCATCGCCTGGGGTGCGCAGAAACTGTTCTGCTCTTCACAAATCACCGCCGTTTTTTGCCGCATCAGGATGATTGGGTCTCTCACATTGCTCAGTTGCGTCACGCTGCACCGGAGAAAGCGATCATCGTTGAAGTGGATCATCCCGATGAGGCGATACAGGCGCTCAACGCTGGACCAGATGTCCTACAGCTTGATAAGTTTACGCCTGAGCAGGTGGCATCCACGTTGTCTTACGCGGCCCGGCATGCGCCTGCTTGTAGGGTGTCGGCGGCGGGGGGAATTAACCTGCAAACGGTTCAACGTTATGCCGCAACGGGGGTGTCGTTGTTGGTCACTTCTGCACCTTACCATGCGCCTTCCGCCGATATTCGCGTTGTTTTAACCCCAATACTCTAA
- a CDS encoding class I SAM-dependent methyltransferase, producing the protein MIIDEIDFSALYQAHMARAARTAKTPEHWDKRAENMAVECAGPRDPYLEQFIANMDFSDAKTLLDVGCGPGSVCLNVASRLEQVYGIDYSEGMLDVARRRADAMGITNATFAHRAWEDDWANLPDCDIVVASRSTLVMDLAAALYKLNQKARLRVYTTHTVSPTFVDPRISAAIGRTSTSLPNYIYAVNILYRMGIYANVSFIRGQNCQRHAETFERFAEGVAWSLGKLNEEEIQRLRIYYDAHQHDDIPLVSPTRDWAFVYWDVVPHAEFTR; encoded by the coding sequence ATGATTATTGATGAGATTGATTTTTCAGCGCTTTATCAGGCGCATATGGCGCGGGCGGCCAGAACGGCCAAAACACCTGAACACTGGGATAAGCGCGCAGAAAACATGGCAGTAGAGTGCGCAGGGCCACGCGATCCGTATCTGGAGCAGTTCATCGCCAATATGGATTTTTCGGATGCTAAAACGCTGCTGGATGTAGGATGCGGGCCGGGTTCGGTGTGTTTGAATGTAGCGTCGCGGCTTGAACAGGTTTACGGCATCGATTACAGCGAGGGCATGCTGGACGTGGCACGCCGTCGGGCTGATGCCATGGGGATAACGAATGCAACGTTTGCTCACCGAGCCTGGGAAGATGACTGGGCGAATTTGCCCGACTGCGACATTGTCGTGGCGTCGCGGTCTACGCTGGTCATGGATTTGGCGGCTGCACTCTACAAGCTAAACCAGAAAGCTCGACTGCGGGTGTACACCACCCATACGGTTTCTCCTACGTTTGTCGATCCACGGATTTCGGCGGCTATCGGCCGAACGTCGACATCGCTACCGAACTATATCTATGCCGTAAATATCCTCTATCGCATGGGGATTTACGCCAACGTGAGCTTTATTCGCGGGCAGAATTGCCAAAGACATGCCGAAACATTCGAACGTTTTGCGGAAGGCGTGGCCTGGTCATTAGGCAAGCTGAATGAGGAAGAAATACAGCGCCTGAGAATCTATTACGATGCACACCAACATGATGATATTCCGCTCGTTTCGCCGACGAGGGATTGGGCGTTTGTCTACTGGGATGTGGTGCCACATGCGGAGTTTACACGATGA
- a CDS encoding ABC transporter ATP-binding protein produces the protein MMDTCIATLQAVSVGYGRTVVNRDISFSLPSGQITCLLGANGSGKTTLMRTLLGLIPAFSGQIHIAEKPITAWSAKALANVAAYVPQAHDSPFAFRVLDMVLMGCHPRLSIFSTPGKREIACAEAVLSQLGILSLSQRSYATLSGGERQRVLIARALVQQPLLMVMDEPAASLDFGNQIRLLAHIKRLKESGIAVLMSTHHPQHARAVADNVVLLHPGAGTEQGSPDVLLAPARLAALYGVKEADIHAHFRT, from the coding sequence ATGATGGATACCTGTATCGCCACGCTTCAGGCGGTTAGCGTCGGATATGGCCGCACCGTGGTGAATCGTGACATCTCATTTTCACTGCCATCCGGGCAGATTACCTGCTTGCTGGGCGCGAATGGCAGCGGCAAAACTACGCTGATGCGTACCCTGCTGGGCTTGATCCCTGCCTTTTCCGGCCAGATACACATCGCCGAAAAACCCATTACTGCATGGTCTGCCAAGGCGCTCGCGAATGTTGCGGCCTATGTGCCTCAGGCGCATGACTCTCCCTTTGCTTTTCGCGTGTTGGATATGGTGCTGATGGGATGCCACCCCCGTTTGTCGATCTTTTCCACACCGGGAAAGCGTGAAATCGCGTGTGCTGAAGCGGTGTTATCCCAGCTTGGGATTCTGTCGTTGAGCCAGCGCTCATACGCGACGCTGAGCGGTGGAGAGCGACAGCGCGTGCTGATTGCTCGCGCATTAGTACAACAACCTTTGCTGATGGTGATGGATGAACCGGCAGCCAGTCTGGATTTTGGCAATCAGATTCGATTATTGGCACACATCAAACGGCTTAAAGAAAGCGGTATTGCGGTGCTGATGTCCACACACCATCCCCAGCATGCGCGAGCTGTGGCGGATAACGTGGTCTTGCTGCACCCCGGGGCGGGTACGGAACAAGGAAGCCCGGACGTGCTGCTGGCACCCGCGAGGCTCGCGGCGCTGTATGGCGTCAAAGAAGCGGATATACACGCCCATTTCCGTACCTGA
- a CDS encoding FecCD family ABC transporter permease, with the protein MRIHTLALLLGVLLISSALLALAVGHYSLSVHEILQIITSPQGTSSIEPRKATVFWNIRLPRMLAAMLIGAGLAAAGAAYQGMFRNPLVSPDILGVSAGAGVGATFGIFLGLPMLFIQLLAFAGGLGAVTLVCLIARMAKRHDPVLALVLVGMAIGALGGAAIALIKILADPYTQLPSITFWLLGGLSATTVQDLKVAAILIMIGLAPLMLLRWRMNLLSLPDEEARTLGVNIRYTRLLFIFAATLITASAVSIAGIIGWIGLVVPHICRLIVGDNFNRLLPVSIAVGALLLLLTDTLARTLAAIELPLGILTSSIGAPFFLLLLLRGERA; encoded by the coding sequence ATGAGGATTCACACTCTTGCTCTGTTGCTGGGGGTTTTGCTTATCAGCAGTGCACTGCTCGCATTAGCGGTGGGGCACTATTCCCTCTCTGTGCATGAAATTCTGCAAATTATCACTTCTCCGCAGGGAACGTCGTCGATTGAACCACGTAAAGCGACCGTATTCTGGAACATTCGCTTGCCGCGCATGTTGGCGGCGATGCTAATTGGTGCCGGATTGGCCGCCGCCGGTGCGGCTTATCAAGGTATGTTCCGTAATCCTCTGGTGTCCCCCGATATTCTCGGCGTCTCTGCGGGAGCTGGCGTGGGGGCGACGTTCGGGATTTTCCTCGGCTTACCCATGCTGTTTATTCAGCTTCTGGCGTTTGCTGGTGGGCTGGGAGCGGTGACGCTGGTCTGTCTGATTGCGCGTATGGCGAAGCGACACGATCCCGTATTGGCATTGGTGTTGGTCGGCATGGCGATCGGTGCATTAGGTGGCGCGGCGATCGCGTTGATCAAGATCCTGGCCGATCCCTATACTCAGTTACCATCAATTACCTTCTGGCTATTGGGCGGGCTCTCCGCCACCACTGTTCAAGACTTAAAGGTTGCAGCGATACTAATTATGATTGGGTTGGCTCCGCTCATGTTACTGCGCTGGCGTATGAATCTGTTGAGCCTGCCGGATGAAGAAGCCCGCACGCTGGGGGTGAATATTCGTTATACCCGGCTGTTATTCATTTTTGCTGCGACGTTAATTACCGCCAGTGCCGTGTCGATTGCGGGAATCATCGGGTGGATAGGGCTGGTGGTGCCACACATCTGCCGTTTGATCGTCGGAGACAATTTCAATCGGCTATTGCCCGTTTCTATTGCTGTCGGTGCGCTGCTACTGTTACTCACCGATACACTGGCACGTACGCTGGCCGCGATTGAACTGCCTTTAGGCATTCTGACATCGTCCATTGGTGCGCCCTTCTTTCTGCTCCTGCTGTTGAGAGGGGAAAGAGCATGA
- a CDS encoding ABC transporter substrate-binding protein produces the protein MGMNRRTFLSYLATLSALSFLPASFAHAFDRIAGRFGQIPEPSDIQRVISAGPPADLLLLALVPEKLLGFSSFDLSGESGALFSETVRRLPRLGRLSGRASTLSLEKLLTLNPDIIIDCGSADETYRSLAQRTSQQTGVPYVLVDGGLQDTPSQLRQVGQLLNVTVRAEQQAQFAEAILQRANAYRTSAQTEKPRFYFARGAMGLETGLRGSLHTEAVELLGFDNVATAGELNTLTQVSMEHILTWNPDLIITQDVQSYQHITHSAQWQGVDAVAQQRVILMSGLPFGWLDAPPGLNRLLGLCRLQSHFDPAAAQQLKSDTRAFFRLFYHTDLNDEQLEHLLRVA, from the coding sequence ATGGGAATGAACAGACGGACTTTCTTGTCGTATCTGGCGACACTTTCTGCGTTGTCTTTCTTACCTGCTTCTTTTGCGCATGCGTTTGACCGAATTGCTGGGCGGTTTGGCCAGATTCCTGAACCTTCTGATATTCAGCGTGTGATCAGCGCAGGGCCTCCTGCTGATCTGCTGCTACTGGCGTTGGTACCGGAAAAGCTGCTGGGTTTTTCATCATTCGATTTGTCGGGTGAGTCGGGGGCATTATTTTCTGAAACTGTCCGTCGATTGCCACGCTTGGGGCGCTTATCAGGCCGAGCGAGTACGTTATCGCTGGAAAAGCTGCTGACGCTGAACCCCGATATCATTATTGATTGCGGAAGTGCCGATGAAACGTATCGCTCACTGGCGCAGAGAACCTCGCAGCAGACCGGCGTGCCTTACGTGCTGGTGGATGGTGGTCTTCAGGATACGCCTTCACAGCTCCGGCAGGTGGGGCAGTTATTGAATGTTACGGTGCGGGCAGAGCAGCAAGCACAGTTTGCTGAGGCTATTTTACAACGAGCCAATGCTTACCGTACCAGCGCACAAACCGAGAAACCGCGTTTTTATTTTGCTCGTGGGGCGATGGGGCTGGAAACGGGTTTGCGTGGCTCGCTTCATACCGAAGCGGTAGAGCTGTTGGGTTTTGATAACGTCGCGACCGCTGGAGAATTAAACACGCTGACTCAGGTGTCGATGGAGCACATTCTGACGTGGAACCCGGATCTTATCATCACGCAGGATGTGCAGAGCTATCAGCACATTACACATTCCGCGCAATGGCAAGGTGTAGATGCGGTGGCACAGCAGCGCGTTATCCTGATGTCCGGTCTGCCGTTTGGCTGGCTGGATGCGCCGCCTGGTCTAAACCGGCTGCTGGGGCTGTGTCGTTTACAAAGCCATTTTGACCCTGCCGCAGCCCAGCAACTTAAAAGCGATACCCGAGCGTTTTTCCGCCTGTTTTACCATACCGATCTCAATGATGAGCAGCTTGAACACCTGCTGAGAGTGGCATGA
- a CDS encoding TOBE domain-containing protein, with protein sequence MSVSARNQLSGTVSSIVEGAVNNEVALTLESGDKLTTVITRTSCDSMALAVGKPAIALVKAPWVILASAECGLTFSARNQFHGKVSSVIKGAVNSTVQLVTSGGLTLTSTITNESTEDMQIEVGSELIALVKASSIILATRK encoded by the coding sequence ATGTCAGTTTCAGCAAGAAATCAATTATCGGGTACGGTATCTTCTATTGTTGAGGGTGCAGTAAACAATGAAGTCGCATTGACGCTGGAGAGCGGAGATAAGCTAACGACAGTCATTACGCGAACCAGTTGTGATTCGATGGCGTTGGCTGTCGGTAAGCCCGCCATTGCCTTAGTGAAAGCACCCTGGGTCATTCTGGCATCGGCTGAATGTGGTTTGACTTTTTCTGCCCGCAACCAGTTTCACGGTAAGGTGAGTTCTGTCATTAAAGGTGCCGTAAACTCGACGGTACAGTTGGTTACCAGCGGTGGTTTGACGTTGACATCAACCATTACCAATGAAAGCACGGAAGATATGCAGATTGAGGTGGGCAGTGAATTGATCGCGTTGGTGAAGGCTTCCAGCATTATTCTGGCTACCCGGAAATAA
- a CDS encoding YhdT family protein, translating into MDTRFPQAHKEARWAFGLTLVYLVAWVLAAYLPDNTQGITGLPHWFEMACLLLPLVFTLLCWLMVRVIFRDISLESDDAN; encoded by the coding sequence ATGGATACACGCTTTCCTCAGGCGCACAAAGAGGCACGCTGGGCTTTCGGCCTGACGCTGGTTTATTTAGTGGCCTGGGTGCTTGCCGCCTATTTGCCTGACAACACACAAGGGATAACCGGCCTTCCACACTGGTTTGAGATGGCCTGCCTGCTGCTGCCGCTCGTGTTTACGCTGCTGTGCTGGCTCATGGTGCGCGTTATTTTCCGCGATATCTCACTGGAGAGTGACGATGCAAATTGA
- the panF gene encoding sodium/pantothenate symporter — MQIEILLPLIGYLLLVFGLSVYAYRRRQAGNFLNEYFLGGRSMGGFVLAMTLIGTYVSASSFIGGPGAAYKYGLGWVLLSMIQLPTMLLSLGILGKKFAILARRYNAITLNDMLYARYNSPLLVWFASISLLVAFIGAMAVQFIGGARLLETAANIPYDIGLLIFGVTIALYTTFGGFRASVLNDAMQGIVMLIGTVILLVGVIYAAGGLHSAVDKLQQIDPMLVSPQGSGGILSMPFMASFWVLVCFGVIGLPNTAVRCISYRDSKALHRGIIIGTIVIGILMLGMHLAGALGRAVMPNLTIPDQVLPALMVTVLPPLAAGIFLAAPMAAIMSNINAHLLQASATIVKDLYLSVRPEQIHNERRIKILSSVTTLLLGLLVLLASLRPPDMIIWLNLLAFGGLEAVFLWPLVLGLYWERANAAGALSAMFSGAICYTLLASFNLQLAGYHPIVPSLLLSLMAFIIGNRFGHNPPAPVAASSSL, encoded by the coding sequence ATGCAAATTGAGATTTTATTACCGCTGATTGGCTACCTGCTGCTGGTCTTTGGACTGTCGGTCTATGCGTACCGTCGCCGTCAGGCGGGTAACTTTCTTAATGAGTATTTTCTCGGTGGCCGCTCGATGGGCGGGTTTGTGCTGGCGATGACGCTCATTGGCACCTACGTCAGCGCCAGTTCTTTTATCGGCGGGCCGGGTGCGGCGTATAAATACGGGCTGGGCTGGGTGCTGCTTTCGATGATCCAGCTTCCCACGATGCTGCTATCGCTCGGCATTCTGGGGAAAAAATTCGCCATTCTGGCTCGACGTTACAATGCCATCACGCTGAATGACATGCTGTACGCCCGCTACAACAGCCCGCTGCTGGTATGGTTCGCCAGCATCAGCCTGCTGGTGGCGTTTATCGGTGCGATGGCCGTGCAGTTCATCGGCGGCGCACGCCTTCTGGAAACCGCCGCGAACATTCCTTATGACATCGGCCTGCTGATTTTCGGCGTCACCATCGCGCTGTACACCACGTTTGGCGGCTTCCGCGCCAGCGTGCTCAATGATGCGATGCAGGGCATCGTGATGTTAATCGGTACGGTCATCCTGCTGGTCGGCGTGATTTATGCCGCTGGCGGCTTACACAGCGCAGTGGATAAGCTGCAACAAATCGACCCGATGCTGGTATCGCCACAGGGCAGCGGCGGCATTCTGTCGATGCCGTTTATGGCTTCATTCTGGGTGCTAGTCTGCTTCGGCGTCATCGGCCTGCCGAACACCGCCGTTCGCTGCATCTCTTACCGCGACAGCAAAGCACTGCACCGTGGAATTATCATCGGTACAATTGTCATCGGTATTCTGATGCTCGGCATGCATCTGGCTGGGGCGCTGGGGCGTGCCGTTATGCCAAATCTGACGATTCCCGATCAGGTTCTACCGGCGCTGATGGTCACCGTGCTGCCGCCGCTGGCCGCGGGGATCTTTCTCGCCGCGCCAATGGCCGCTATCATGTCCAACATTAATGCGCATTTGCTTCAGGCGTCTGCCACGATCGTCAAGGATCTCTATCTCAGCGTGCGCCCAGAGCAGATCCATAACGAACGTCGCATCAAGATCCTGTCCAGCGTGACAACCCTGCTGTTGGGGCTGCTGGTACTGCTGGCCTCCTTACGGCCACCGGATATGATTATCTGGCTGAATCTGCTGGCGTTTGGCGGGCTGGAAGCGGTGTTCCTGTGGCCGCTGGTGCTGGGCCTGTATTGGGAACGCGCGAATGCTGCGGGTGCGCTTAGCGCCATGTTCTCCGGTGCCATTTGCTATACCTTACTGGCCAGCTTCAATCTTCAGTTGGCCGGATACCACCCTATCGTGCCATCGCTGTTACTCAGCCTGATGGCGTTTATTATTGGCAATCGCTTTGGTCATAACCCACCAGCGCCAGTTGCCGCTTCATCTTCACTTTAA
- the prmA gene encoding 50S ribosomal protein L11 methyltransferase, protein MPWIQLKINTSGKVAEQLGDTMIESGAVSVTFQDTHDTPVFEPLPGETRLWGDTDAIALYDAEIDMNAVISMLEQDPLLGVGFKHKIEQLEDKDWEREWMDNFHPMQFGKRLWICPSWREIPDPSAVNVMLDPGLAFGTGTHPTTSLCLQWLDGLDLEGKTIIDFGCGSGILAIAALKLGAARAIGIDIDPQAIQASRDNAQRNGVSERLELYLPKDQPADLSADVVVANILAGPLRELAPLISDLPKAGGHLGLSGVLSTQADGVAEAYADKFTLDPVAEREEWCRITGQRRAS, encoded by the coding sequence ATGCCGTGGATTCAACTGAAAATAAACACCTCAGGAAAGGTTGCTGAACAACTGGGTGACACCATGATAGAAAGCGGTGCGGTATCCGTTACGTTTCAGGATACGCACGATACTCCCGTGTTTGAACCGCTGCCGGGCGAGACCCGTCTGTGGGGCGATACCGACGCGATTGCGCTGTACGATGCCGAAATCGACATGAACGCGGTTATCTCCATGCTGGAACAAGATCCGCTGCTGGGCGTGGGTTTTAAGCACAAGATCGAACAGTTGGAAGACAAAGACTGGGAACGTGAGTGGATGGATAACTTCCACCCGATGCAGTTCGGTAAACGTCTGTGGATTTGCCCAAGCTGGCGTGAAATTCCTGACCCGAGCGCCGTCAACGTGATGCTCGATCCCGGTCTGGCGTTCGGTACCGGCACCCACCCAACGACGTCACTGTGCCTGCAATGGCTCGATGGACTGGATCTTGAAGGGAAAACCATCATCGATTTCGGCTGCGGCTCCGGCATTCTGGCAATTGCCGCTCTGAAACTGGGTGCAGCACGCGCTATCGGGATTGATATCGATCCGCAGGCAATTCAGGCCAGCCGCGACAACGCACAGCGCAACGGCGTTTCTGAGCGTCTTGAGCTTTATCTGCCGAAAGACCAACCTGCCGACCTGTCTGCCGATGTCGTCGTCGCCAACATCCTCGCTGGCCCACTGCGCGAACTGGCACCGCTGATTAGCGATCTGCCAAAAGCAGGCGGTCACCTCGGCCTATCCGGCGTGCTGTCCACGCAGGCCGATGGCGTCGCAGAAGCCTACGCAGACAAGTTCACGCTCGACCCCGTGGCTGAACGCGAAGAATGGTGCCGCATTACCGGCCAACGCCGCGCATCGTAA
- a CDS encoding carbonic anhydrase, which produces MKGKLSIALMLSVCFSASATDSVHWGYEGNGDPAHWGKLSPDFSLCETGKNQSPINIRQALNTQHDPLQLAFQSGTQQIINNGHTIQVNVSPGNTLLLDNETFTLQQFHFHAPSENEIDGKQFPLEGHFVYKNADGALTVIALMFQEGAANPQLATAWQQIPARVDQAEDVRTPVAIQALLPTSLNYYRFSGSLTTPPCSEGIRWLVLDHPVTASAEQISQFSSVMHHANNRPIQPLNGRIIIH; this is translated from the coding sequence ATGAAAGGTAAACTCTCTATCGCATTGATGCTGTCGGTCTGCTTTTCCGCGTCGGCAACAGATTCGGTTCACTGGGGCTACGAAGGCAACGGCGATCCGGCGCACTGGGGAAAACTCTCCCCGGATTTTTCGCTGTGTGAAACGGGGAAAAATCAATCTCCCATTAATATCCGACAAGCACTAAACACCCAGCACGATCCCCTACAGTTGGCTTTCCAGTCCGGAACACAGCAGATTATCAACAACGGGCATACCATTCAGGTCAACGTTAGCCCTGGAAATACGCTGCTGCTGGATAACGAGACATTCACCTTGCAGCAATTCCACTTTCACGCACCGAGTGAAAATGAAATTGACGGTAAACAATTTCCGCTGGAAGGCCACTTTGTCTATAAAAACGCGGATGGCGCGCTCACCGTTATTGCGCTGATGTTTCAGGAGGGAGCAGCCAATCCACAGCTAGCCACGGCATGGCAGCAGATTCCGGCTCGTGTCGATCAGGCGGAGGACGTGCGCACGCCAGTTGCAATTCAGGCCCTGTTACCGACGTCATTAAACTACTATCGGTTCAGTGGGTCACTCACCACGCCACCGTGCTCAGAAGGCATCCGCTGGCTGGTGCTGGATCATCCCGTCACCGCCTCTGCTGAACAAATAAGCCAGTTCAGCTCAGTCATGCATCACGCCAATAATCGCCCTATACAGCCGCTTAATGGTCGAATCATCATCCATTAA